A window from Theobroma cacao cultivar B97-61/B2 chromosome 3, Criollo_cocoa_genome_V2, whole genome shotgun sequence encodes these proteins:
- the LOC18605993 gene encoding molybdate-anion transporter, with protein sequence MEAFYLLVFGALASLVAALELSKTSKDRINTSSAFNSFKNNYLVVYSLMMAGDWLQGPYVYYLYSQYGFGKGEIGHLFIAGFGSSMFFGTIVGSLADKKGRKRACVTYCITYILSCITKHSPQYKVLMLGRVLGGIATSLLFSAFESWLVAEHNKRGFDQQWLSITFSKAIFLGNGLMAILSGLFGNVLVDNLQLGPVAPFDAASCFLAIGMIIILTSWTENYGDSSESKDLLTQFRGAAAAITADEKITLLGAIQSLFEGSMYTFVFLWTPALSPNDEDIPHGFIFATFMLSSMLGSSIASRLLAQQNPRVESYMQIVFMVSSVSLLLPVISSFLIAPSGVKGGSISFSGCIQLLGFCTFEACVGIFWPSIMKMRSQYIPEEARSTIMNFFRVPLNIFVCIALYNVKALPMTVMFGMCSMFLFLASVLQRRLMVIAEMHKSRSQDWTAMQEMGSEADPLNS encoded by the exons ATGGAAGCATTTTACCTGCTGGTATTCGGGGCCCTGGCATCCCTGGTTGCGGCATTGGAGCTAAGCAAAACCAGCAAAGATCGCATCAACACCTCCTCTGCTTTCAATTCTTTCAAAAACAACTACCTTGTCGTTTACTCTCTCATGATGG CTGGGGATTGGTTGCAGGGGCCATATGTTTACTACCTCTACAGTCAGTACGGATTCGGGAAGGGGGAGATTGGCCACCTCTTTATAGCTGGTTTTGGATCTTCCATGTTCTTTGGGACAATTGTTGGATCTCTAGCTGACAAAAA GGGTCGAAAGAGGGCATGTGTTACTTACTGCATAACTTACATACTGAGCTGCATTACCAAACATTCTCCTCAGTACAAGGTCCTAATGCTGGGACGAGTGTTGGGAGGCATTGcaacttctcttcttttttcagCCTTTGAGTCTTGGCTTGTTGCAGAACACAATAAG CGAGGTTTTGATCAACAGTGGCTTTCTATAACATTCTCAAAGGCAATATTTCTTGGAAATGGCTTGATGGCGATTTTATCTGGGTTGTTTGGCAATGTACTGGTAGATAATTTGCAATTAGGCCCTGTTGCTCCATTTGATGCTGCATCTTGCTTCCTCGCAATTGGCATGATTATCATCTTAACGTCATGGACTGAAAATTATGGAGACTCTTCGGAAAGCAAGGACTTGCTTACTCAATTCAGGGGTGCTGCTGCTGCCATTACTGCTG ATGAGAAAATTACTTTGCTGGGCGCCATACAATCCCTATTTGAAGGTTCAATGTACACCTTTGTGTTCCTCTGGACCCCTGCTTTGAGCCCAAACGACGAGGATATTCCACACGGTTTTATTTTTGCGACGTTCATGTTATCTTCAATGCTGGGAAGCTCCATTGCCTCACGGCTGCTGGCTCAGCAAAACCCAAGAGTCGAGAGCTACATGCAGATTGTATTCATGGTCTCTTCAGTATCTCTCTTGCTTCCAGTTATCTCAAGT TTCTTGATAGCACCGTCTGGCGTGAAAGGTGGAAGCATCTCATTCTCTGGGTGTATCCAACTCCTTGGTTTCTGCACATTCGAAGCCTGCGTTGGGATATTCTGGCCGTCTATTATGAAGATGAGGTCTCAATACATTCCAGAGGAGGCTAGAAGCACTATCATGAACTTCTTTCGCGTTCCTCTCAACATCTTTGTGTGCATTGCATTATACAAT GTAAAAGCGCTTCCCATGACCGTCATGTTTGGCATGTGCTCGATGTTCCTTTTCCTGGCATCTGTGTTGCAGAGGCGTCTTATGGTGATTGCAGAAATGCACAAGTCGA GATCACAAGATTGGACGGCAATGCAAGAGATGGGTTCCGAGGCGGATCCattaaattcttaa
- the LOC18605994 gene encoding mavicyanin, with amino-acid sequence MANLGSPRYHFFCAFQVLLLFQAKVLCYQYKVGDLDAWGIPTSANLQVYAKWSKYHTFKNGDSLLFLYPPSQDSVIQVTEQSYNSCNLKDPILYLNNGNSLFNITKPGEFFFTSGEPGHCEKKQKLYISVLSGNGSAYAPSYGPSALPDTASSPSYPTVFGTIPQPPSSSPTLGFPLFITAVIASATWAIIDGMM; translated from the exons ATGGCCAATCTTGGAAGTCCCAGATATCATTTTTTCTGCGCCTTTCAGGTTCTTTTGTTATTCCAAGCCAAAGTCCTATGCTATCAGTACAAGGTTGGAGATTTAGATGCTTGGGGTATTCCCACATCAGCAAACCTGCAGGTATACGCCAAATGGTCCAAGTACCACACCTTCAAGAATGGAGACTCTCTCT TGTTCTTATACCCACCAAGTCAAGACTCGGTTATTCAAGTAACGGAACAATCCTACAACTCTTGCAACCTCAAAGATCCAATCCTGTACTTGAACAATGGCAACTCTCTCTTCAACATCACTAAACCCGGGGAGTTCTTCTTCACCAGTGGGGAACCTGGTCACTGTGAAAAGAAACAGAAGCTATACATTTCTGTGCTTTCAGGGAATGGCTCTGCATATGCTCCCTCTTATGGTCCGAGTGCATTGCCAGACACTGCATCTTCACCCTCTTACCCTACTGTCTTCGGCACAATCCCTCAACCGCCTTCTTCTTCGCCCACCCTAGGATTCCCACTCTTCATTACAGCTGTTATTGCATCAGCTACATGGGCAATAATCGATGGCATGATGTGA